One Paralichthys olivaceus isolate ysfri-2021 chromosome 21, ASM2471397v2, whole genome shotgun sequence genomic window carries:
- the chmp6b gene encoding charged multivesicular body protein 6, whose amino-acid sequence MGNIFGKKKLSRVTEQDRAILQLKQQRDKLRQYQKKINLQLEKERALAKQLLKDGKKDKALLLLKKKRYQDKLLDKTENQISNLEHLVQDLEFAQIEKKVLDGLKVGNECLKKMHEVMSIEEVERIMDETQDSIEYQRQIDEMLAGSFSQEDEDAVLAELEAITQGDVELPEVPSDELPDVPEEEKPERERPRKKPERELLAA is encoded by the exons caaCTGAAGCAGCAAAGAGATAAACTGCGTCAGTATCAGAAGAAGATCAACCTGCAGCTGGAGAAGGAACGAGCTTTGGCCAAACAGCTGCTGAAGGATggaaagaaaga CAAAGCTCTCCTCCTGCTGAAAAAGAAGCGCTACCAGGATAAACTGCTGGACAAGACGGAGAATCAGATCAGTAACCTGGAGCATCTG GTTCAAGACCTGGAGTTCGCCCAGATTGAAAAGAAGGTTCTCGATGGCCTGAAGGTCGGAAATGAGTGTCTGAAGAAGATGCACGAG GTGATGTCGATCGAAGAAGTCGAACGGATCATGGATGAAACTCAAGATTCCATCGAATACCAAAGG CAAATCGACGAGATGTTGGCCGGCTCGTTCTCACAGGAAGATGAAGATGCAGTTCTCGCTGAGCTGGAGGCCATAACTCAG GGAGACGTGGAGCTTCCTGAGGTTCCTTCAGACGAGCTGCCAGATGttccagaggaggagaaaccag AGAGAGAACGTCCCAGAAAGAAACCAGAGCGAGAGCTGCTCGCTGCGTGA